The following are encoded together in the Triticum dicoccoides isolate Atlit2015 ecotype Zavitan chromosome 6B, WEW_v2.0, whole genome shotgun sequence genome:
- the LOC119324392 gene encoding uncharacterized protein LOC119324392, with amino-acid sequence MDRDSEVVSAIKVDILLVVLTVLVVLLWCLSSRRSRISRHTLGRYFLAGASAAYFSLILYLVSYLITGVAYRLGGPTLIRLVVLLQFLKSNADMAALAVAAIASPTAGDDIDSQKTRPSMENLMSSLWVAGLVGYYILQESNHFIVLLQIFLTWALGVRIVLRFVAFQRANRSFAVGRNARLIEGYMAQLQEQEGHLVPVPRLILTGETELDVEESPQGYRVKEDESSSLVTLDKVWSSPHFSPEVKDLCLSFSLFKCLRRQFAGYRLAEAGSSWAFRFVCDGLLGQEDDHVRMFQVISTELSFASDFYYSPLPVASLGACSAAFHIFFSATVCGLVFLMLLGFLIVCFEVGFRHQPAVVIVMFFPLPVVVALLTLSIEIAEMVTGVRSNWTKISMVGHYINQSCWLKIICPCLLRCKSPVCWKDEIGQNLFLKPNSIPSAHTFKQIFFPRKNHYRPAVTKLSPDVKGAIIRSLKKSGGKLSNGIATVQRRFPHFTWACYDRVTTSTDAILVWYIATFLVEIKCSSPASAPTTHMVVATSLSRYCAYLVAHTPELLPDSATWTKHRYEKVKKCVEEACNCSGEVSSSPGLYSHPIESFGDDNSIPDSNSDEMVEIERLRSGSRFGNQLTEEEVVKIGLKLGRQLVEEAKRQRYPQGQGQEQCTGGEETVWEILAEYWSEMILYLAPSKDVTGHIEALRRGGELITLLWALLLHAGITSRPAHDVPRP; translated from the coding sequence ATGGATCGAGACTCAGAGGTAGTATCAGCAATCAAGGTTGATATCCTTCTTGTTGTGCTCACCGTTCTTGTGGTGTTACTGTGGTGTCTCAGCTCGCGCCGGAGCCGTATCAGCCGTCACACGCTCGGCCGCTACTTCCTTGCGGGTGCCTCCGCGGCATACTTCTCACTTATTTTGTACCTCGTCTCCTACTTGATCACCGGCGTAGCATATAGATTGGGCGGCCCAACACTGATTAGGCTGGTGGTCCTCCTCCAATTTCTCAAGTCCAACGCTGACATGGCTGCCCTGGCAGTGGCCGCCATTGCCTCACCTACGGCCGGTGATGACATCGACAGCCAAAAgaccaggccatccatggagaacctCATGTCCTCTCTCTGGGTGGCGGGCCTCGTCGGCTACTACATACTCCAAGAAAGTAACCACTTCATAGTACTTCTCCAAATATTTCTGACATGGGCGCTCGGTGTTAGAATAGTGCTTAGGTTTGTCGCCTTCCAACGCGCAAACCGTTCTTTTGCTGTTGGCCGCAACGCCCGGCTGATCGAGGGCTACATGGCGCAGCTCCAAGAACAAGAAGGCCACTTGGTGCCGGTACCCCGCCTCATACTAACAGGAGAGACAGAACTGGATGTGGAAGAAAGCCCCCAAGGGTATCGTGTCAAGGAAGATGAATCAAGTAGCCTTGTTACACTGGACAAAGTCTGGTCATCTCCTCACTTTTCCCCAGAGGTTAAGGACCTCTGCCTCTCATTCTCTCTTTTCAAGTGCTTGCGCCGGCAATTCGCCGGCTACCGGTTGGCCGAGGCTGGCTCTAGCTGGGCTTTCCGTTTCGTCTGCGATGGATTGCTCGGTCAGGAAGACGATCACGTGAGGATGTTCCAGGTGATCTCCACCGAGCTCTCGTTCGCAAGCGATTTCTACTACTCCCCACTCCCAGTGGCCTCTTTGGGCGCATGTTCCGCAGCTTTCCACATCTTCTTCTCTGCcacagtttgtggccttgtattccTCATGCTTCTGGGGTTTTTAATCGTCTGCTTCGAAGTGGGTTTTCGGCATCAGCCCGCAGTGGTGATTGTCATGTTTTTTCCTCTCCCTGTTGTTGTCGCCCTGCTAACTTTATCCATCGAGATTGCAGAGATGGTGACCGGTGTGCGCTCTAACTGGACCAAGATAAGTATGGTTGGCCACTACATCAACCAATCTTGTTGGCTCAAGATAATCTGCCCATGTTTGCTAAGATGCAAATCCCCAGTGTGTTGGAAGGATGAGATTGGGCAGAACCTTTTCCTTAAGCCTAACAGTATTCCCTCGGCTCATACGTTCAAGCAGATATTCTTCCCAAGGAAGAACCATTACAGGCCTGCTGTGACCAAGCTGTCACCAGATGTGAAGGGTGCCATCATCAGATCCTTGAAGAAGAGCGGCGGGAAGCTGAGCAATGGTATAGCCACTGTACAACGCCGGTTCCCTCACTTCACATGGGCATGCTACGACAGAGTCACCACCAGCACGGATGCTATCCTTGTATGGTACATAGCCACATTCCTCGTTGAGATCAAATGTTCTTCGCCTGCTTCGGCCCCAACCACACACATGGTCGTCGCCACTAGCTTGTCACGGTACTGTGCATACTTGGTGGCACACACTCCAGagttgctgccggacagtgccaccTGGACGAAGCACCGCTACGAGAAGGTGAAGAAATGTGTTGAAGAAGCATGCAACTGCAGTGGTGAAGTGTCATCAAGCCCAGGCTTGTATTCGCATCCCATTGAATCTTTTGGTGACGACAACTCCATCCCCGACTCCAACTCCGATGAGATGGTGGAAATAGAAAGATTGAGATCGGGATCGAGGTTTGGGAATCAGTTAACAGAAGAGGAGGTGGTAAAGATAGGATTAAAGCTTGGAAGGCAGCTAGTGGAAGAGGCTAAAAGGCAGAGATATCCCCAAGGACAAGGCCAAGAACAATGTACTGGAGGTGAAGAGACGGTGTGGGAGATCCTGGCGGAGTACTGGTCAGAGATGATACTCTACCTCGCGCCGTCGAAGGATGTGACGGGCCACATTGAAGCCTTGCGACGAGGTGGCGAGCTGATCACCCTCCTATGGGCGCTGCTACTACACGCCGGCATCACCTCCAGGCCTGCTCATGACGTCCCTCGTCCTTGA